The following proteins are co-located in the Rhea pennata isolate bPtePen1 chromosome 2, bPtePen1.pri, whole genome shotgun sequence genome:
- the RNF125 gene encoding E3 ubiquitin-protein ligase RNF125, with protein sequence MCSLLVAVTASSSKPVQLAGSAHPSFCPFLQLQAVTLTETLQIPTIWLDVVLFCHSCISTTLKNNAGTCPYCQVYLSSEGIPATDIAKKMKSIYRNCSECETQVCLSDIRVHLRTSEQYIKTYGPLQEPGDAVTKYSCPFCECKVDEDDLMDHCLTYHRSERRAVFCPICRLTPERDPSYCSRKFIRHLQLRHTFYYEDYIVNINAVEEVLVEKVLDRSFLGYMNVNYPNSM encoded by the exons ATGTGCTCACTGCTGGTTGCAGTCACAGCTAGCTCCTCCAAGCCAGTGCAGCTGGCAGGCAGCGCGCATCCTTCCTTTTGTCCCTTCTTGCAGCTCCAGGCTGTGACCCTCACTGAGACCCTTCAGATCCCTACAATTTGGCTTGATGTGGTGCT CTTCTGTCACTCCTGTATTTCTACAACTTTAAAGAATAATGCAGGAACATGCCCTTACTGCCAGGTTTATCTGTCTTCTGAAGGAATTCCAGCTACTGATATTGCCAAGAAGATGAAGAGCATATACCGAAATTGCTCAGAATGCGAAACACAG GTATGTCTGAGTGACATTAGAGTTCATTTAAGAACTTCTGaacaatatataaaaacatatggACCTCTACAGGAGCCTGGAGATGCAGTAACAAA ATATTCTTGTCCTTTTTGCGAGTGCAAAGTAGATGAGGATGATCTAATGGACCATTGTCTCACCTACCACAGATCAGAAAGGAGAGCAGTG TTTTGTCCAATTTGTCGTTTAACACCTGAGAGAGATCCAAGCTATTGCAGCAGAAAATTTATAAGGCATCTTCAGCTAAGACATACATTCTATTATGAAGACTACATAGTGA acaTAAACGCTGTTGAAGAAGTTCTTGTTGAAAAAGTTCTAGACAGGTCATTCTTAGGATACATGAATGTAAATTATCCAAACAGCATGTAA